A stretch of the Gemmatirosa kalamazoonensis genome encodes the following:
- a CDS encoding serine hydrolase domain-containing protein, translating to MLRRSARVALSLLACVPAAGRAQAIDEATLVSRLGTTLDSVAASGAFSGVVVLAKGETPVFQRAYGFADRERRVPNDLDTHFNIGSLNKNFTGTAIAQLAAAGKLDLDAPIARYWPDYPNADVARRVTIGELLAMRSGIGGDIFRAPPGGSRHDVRHNRDYVPLFAREPLEFDPGTRQRYSNAGFVVLGALVERVSGEDYYDYVREHVFRPAGMTQTASWSVDSLPPNTAIGYTRQIDYDGDGVTTLHPNAALLPGRGSAAGGGYSTAADLLRYLSAVASGRLPRGVRIPAGGAPGVNVAMDGALPDGYRIVVLANLDPPAAQDIAGLVRGWLGAHDQGR from the coding sequence ATGCTACGCCGCTCCGCTCGCGTCGCGCTGTCGCTGCTCGCGTGCGTGCCCGCCGCCGGGCGCGCACAGGCGATCGACGAGGCGACGCTCGTGTCCCGTCTGGGAACGACGCTCGACAGCGTCGCCGCCAGTGGTGCGTTCTCCGGCGTCGTCGTGCTGGCGAAAGGCGAGACGCCGGTGTTCCAGCGGGCGTACGGCTTCGCCGACCGCGAGCGGCGAGTGCCTAACGATCTGGACACGCACTTCAACATCGGCTCGCTCAACAAGAACTTCACCGGGACCGCGATCGCGCAGCTCGCCGCCGCCGGAAAGCTGGACCTCGACGCGCCGATCGCGCGGTACTGGCCCGACTACCCGAACGCCGACGTCGCGCGGCGCGTCACGATCGGTGAGCTGCTCGCGATGCGCTCGGGCATCGGCGGCGACATCTTCCGCGCGCCGCCGGGCGGCTCGCGCCACGACGTCCGGCACAACCGCGACTACGTGCCGCTGTTCGCGCGCGAGCCGCTGGAGTTCGATCCCGGCACGCGACAGCGGTACTCGAACGCGGGGTTCGTCGTCCTCGGCGCGCTCGTCGAGCGGGTGAGCGGCGAGGACTACTACGACTACGTGCGCGAGCACGTCTTCCGCCCGGCGGGCATGACGCAGACCGCGTCGTGGTCGGTCGACTCGCTGCCGCCCAACACGGCCATCGGCTACACGCGGCAGATCGACTACGACGGTGACGGCGTGACGACGCTGCACCCGAACGCCGCGCTGCTCCCGGGCCGCGGCAGCGCCGCCGGCGGCGGCTACTCGACGGCGGCGGATCTGCTCCGCTACCTGTCGGCGGTCGCGTCGGGGCGCCTGCCGCGCGGCGTGCGCATCCCGGCCGGCGGCGCGCCGGGCGTGAACGTGGCGATGGACGGCGCGCTGCCGGATGGGTATCGGATCGTCGTGCTCGCGAACCTCGACCCGCCGGCCGCGCAGGACATCGCTGGCCTCGTGCGCGGCTGGCTCGGTGCGCACGACCAGGGGCGGTGA
- a CDS encoding protein kinase domain-containing protein translates to MTTGSLSAAHLTGLATTLAGRYRLERELGAGGMATVWLADDQRHRRRVAIKVLHPELSVVLGPERFLAEIRTTANLQHPHILPPFDSGSAEGLLYYVMPYVEGETLRTRLERERQLPVPEAVRFATEVADALDYAHRHGVVHRDIKPENILLQDGHVVVADFGIALAVQQAGGSRMTQTGLSLGTPHYMAPEQAMGERTIDARADVYALGAVTYEMLAGTPPFTGPNAQAIVARVLTERPISLARARDSVPPQVDAAVALALSKLPADRPASAREFAAALHDPSLLPAGTVSAAVAAPAVRIVPRASRLALAGGAVCLVGGLVAAAWAWGRTRAVEPPPLVPLTLELPGASPELARFAVSPDGARFAFATDSGIAVRDPGRRDYRLLAGTVGAESPAFSPDGAWIVFAANGHLQKVAVDGGTPLGLVPRDSLLAGRVDWGDDGTIVFESGNRLYLIPPAGGAPRRLAGAPDAQSPHVMPDGRGVLFVSEQRGTKLMYYDVASDTAYVVLDEATEGRYVATGHIVYGHPNGGLFAMRFDRARHAVSGEPIPIVSDVQQNGAIAPFVITRSGTLVYRSGVESEARLLLRDPGGRLDTLRIPPSVFGYARFSPDGRALALTVGSARGTNRYTAIFDLSLGTLSRVTSGGGGHSPIWSPDGKRLAFTAEGENTDAEDLFILPVDRHTGPVHLFRRPNDQHATAWPSDTVLVFTDNGTPRAFGGPANGITGAGIGVVNPASGTPTPRVYLKSPWSQSDAAVSPDGRYAAFTSDESGVPEIYIRPFPVADAGGQWKVSAGGGQRARWSGDGRTVFYHGRDGRTIYRVPVHPGPPLTFGARELVATIPGLGGAWDVDRHGRMLLTQTVASRDTRIVVTANWLEHFRRDAAAKR, encoded by the coding sequence ATGACGACCGGATCGCTCAGCGCAGCGCACCTGACGGGACTCGCGACCACGCTCGCGGGCCGCTACCGGCTGGAGCGCGAGCTCGGGGCCGGCGGCATGGCCACCGTGTGGCTCGCCGACGATCAACGGCACCGGCGGCGCGTGGCGATCAAGGTGCTTCACCCGGAGCTCTCGGTGGTGCTCGGCCCGGAGCGGTTCCTGGCCGAGATCCGGACCACGGCGAACCTGCAGCACCCGCACATCCTCCCGCCGTTCGACTCCGGATCGGCCGAGGGACTGCTGTACTACGTGATGCCGTACGTGGAGGGCGAGACGCTGCGCACGCGACTCGAGCGCGAGCGTCAGCTGCCGGTGCCCGAGGCGGTGCGGTTCGCCACGGAAGTGGCCGACGCGCTCGACTACGCGCACCGCCACGGTGTCGTCCACCGCGACATCAAGCCGGAGAACATCCTCCTGCAGGACGGGCACGTCGTGGTCGCCGACTTCGGGATCGCGCTCGCCGTGCAGCAGGCGGGTGGGTCCCGCATGACGCAGACGGGGCTCTCGCTAGGCACGCCGCACTACATGGCACCCGAGCAGGCCATGGGCGAGCGGACGATCGACGCACGGGCGGACGTGTACGCGCTCGGCGCGGTGACCTACGAGATGCTCGCCGGCACGCCGCCGTTCACCGGGCCGAACGCGCAGGCGATCGTCGCGCGCGTGCTCACGGAGCGGCCGATCTCCCTCGCCCGCGCGCGCGACTCGGTGCCGCCGCAGGTCGACGCCGCCGTGGCGCTGGCGCTGTCGAAGCTCCCCGCCGACCGGCCGGCGAGCGCGCGGGAGTTCGCTGCCGCCCTGCACGACCCGTCGCTCCTCCCCGCGGGCACGGTCTCGGCCGCCGTCGCCGCACCGGCCGTGCGCATCGTCCCGCGCGCGTCGCGTCTCGCGCTCGCCGGCGGCGCCGTGTGCCTCGTCGGTGGCCTCGTCGCCGCGGCGTGGGCGTGGGGCCGTACGCGCGCGGTCGAGCCGCCGCCGCTGGTGCCGCTCACGCTCGAGCTTCCGGGCGCCAGCCCCGAGCTCGCGCGCTTCGCCGTCTCCCCCGACGGCGCGCGATTCGCCTTCGCCACCGACAGCGGCATCGCCGTGCGCGACCCGGGCCGGCGCGACTACCGCCTCCTCGCCGGGACCGTGGGCGCCGAGTCGCCGGCCTTCTCGCCGGACGGCGCGTGGATCGTCTTCGCGGCGAACGGGCATCTCCAGAAGGTCGCCGTCGACGGCGGGACCCCGCTGGGGCTGGTGCCGCGCGACTCGCTGCTCGCCGGTCGCGTGGACTGGGGGGACGACGGCACGATCGTCTTCGAGAGCGGCAATCGACTCTACCTGATCCCGCCGGCGGGTGGCGCGCCGCGCCGGCTCGCGGGCGCGCCCGACGCCCAGTCGCCGCACGTCATGCCCGACGGCCGGGGCGTCCTGTTCGTCAGCGAGCAGCGCGGGACGAAGCTCATGTACTACGACGTCGCGTCCGACACCGCCTACGTCGTCCTCGACGAGGCGACGGAGGGCCGGTACGTCGCGACCGGTCACATCGTGTACGGGCATCCGAACGGCGGCCTGTTCGCGATGCGCTTCGACCGGGCGCGGCACGCGGTGTCCGGCGAGCCGATCCCGATCGTGTCGGACGTCCAGCAGAACGGCGCGATCGCCCCCTTCGTGATCACGCGGAGCGGCACGCTCGTCTACCGGTCGGGCGTCGAATCGGAGGCGAGGCTCCTGCTGCGCGATCCGGGGGGACGACTCGACACGCTCCGCATCCCGCCGAGCGTCTTCGGCTACGCCCGCTTCTCCCCCGACGGCCGTGCGCTCGCGCTCACCGTCGGCTCGGCCCGCGGCACCAACCGCTACACGGCGATCTTCGACCTCTCGTTAGGCACGCTGAGCCGCGTCACCTCCGGCGGGGGCGGCCATTCGCCGATCTGGTCGCCGGACGGCAAGCGGCTGGCGTTCACCGCCGAGGGCGAGAACACGGACGCGGAGGACCTCTTCATCCTCCCCGTGGACCGGCACACCGGGCCCGTGCACCTCTTCCGCCGGCCCAACGATCAGCACGCGACGGCGTGGCCGTCGGACACCGTGCTCGTGTTCACGGACAACGGCACGCCGCGCGCGTTCGGGGGGCCGGCCAACGGCATCACCGGCGCCGGGATCGGGGTCGTGAACCCGGCGTCCGGCACGCCGACGCCGCGCGTGTATCTCAAGTCGCCCTGGAGCCAGTCGGACGCCGCCGTCTCCCCCGACGGGCGCTACGCGGCGTTCACCTCGGACGAGTCGGGCGTTCCGGAGATCTACATCCGACCGTTCCCGGTGGCGGACGCCGGCGGCCAGTGGAAGGTCTCGGCCGGCGGCGGGCAGCGCGCGCGCTGGTCGGGGGACGGCCGCACCGTGTTCTACCACGGCCGGGACGGCAGGACCATCTACCGCGTGCCCGTGCACCCCGGCCCGCCGCTCACGTTCGGCGCGCGGGAGCTCGTGGCGACGATCCCGGGCCTCGGCGGCGCGTGGGACGTGGACCGGCACGGCCGCATGCTGCTGACGCAGACCGTCGCGTCCCGGGACACGCGCATCGTCGTGACCGCGAACTGGCTCGAGCACTTCCGCCGTGACGCGGCGGCGAAGCGGTAG
- a CDS encoding M48 family metallopeptidase, whose protein sequence is MSLRRHRWLIALAVTAGIAAPYIAPAQAAAPLPDVPFAVARAQGERMLRMLVEHYGVVRDSLWRRDVDMVIRRLVRATGVPNFDVEWQIVGDPEMNASAMPGHVLVVNAGLLAAVDTIVRREVPNDPVRRRARRQAYVAAVLGHEIAHATLGHPDSTLREALAGRQGFDIDQVPEQVLAENAERLLADATVMRDLERSRAHESAADRAGALYLLRAGWTIQTAMDFFGVLDSLERAARHEAGPATTHEIRWFLSHPHSARRAADLEMLRARLRGDQATFDDALTLVQTGKALDSAVVMLDSVLVDFPELPQVHHARAVALERMWSDGASVAALRVRAAFPTYDTPFIQSVRGSVGDERLLERARAAYHEVLVRARLPYALANLAVLDAYAGDVPLALARSDSARRLAPNDTSVAVNRAVVLYLAGEPAQARALLAPIARGDSSAEAVYDFARASLAAGDTAAARAAFLHYRALDPRSSWGRAAGDALALTATAARRTDATAASNSAAPPMVMGITLGTRHDGVLAALGSPDASGRGNGALVLHYESRGLAVALGPDGSVVAIGVRAPATVAFDGVTVGMPLAQVAARLGAPVGRSGDAFVFDRGRWLLFVTPAGGLVESLVMATR, encoded by the coding sequence ATGTCGCTCCGTCGCCACCGCTGGCTCATCGCGCTCGCCGTGACCGCGGGCATCGCCGCACCGTACATCGCGCCCGCGCAGGCGGCCGCGCCGCTCCCCGATGTGCCGTTCGCCGTCGCGCGCGCCCAGGGCGAGCGGATGCTGCGCATGCTCGTCGAGCACTACGGCGTGGTGCGCGACTCGCTCTGGCGGCGCGACGTCGACATGGTGATTCGACGGCTCGTGCGCGCGACCGGCGTTCCCAACTTCGACGTGGAGTGGCAGATCGTCGGCGACCCGGAGATGAACGCGAGCGCGATGCCGGGCCACGTGCTCGTCGTCAACGCAGGGCTGCTCGCCGCGGTCGACACGATCGTACGCCGCGAGGTCCCGAACGATCCCGTTCGCCGCCGCGCGCGTCGTCAGGCGTATGTCGCCGCGGTGCTCGGCCATGAGATCGCGCACGCCACGCTCGGGCACCCGGACTCGACGCTGCGCGAGGCGCTGGCCGGCCGGCAGGGCTTCGACATCGATCAGGTTCCCGAGCAGGTGCTCGCCGAGAACGCGGAGCGGCTGCTCGCGGACGCGACGGTGATGCGCGATCTCGAGCGGTCGCGCGCGCACGAGAGCGCGGCCGATCGCGCCGGCGCGCTCTACCTGCTCCGCGCCGGGTGGACGATCCAGACGGCGATGGACTTCTTCGGTGTGCTCGACAGCCTCGAGCGCGCCGCGCGCCACGAGGCCGGCCCCGCGACGACGCACGAGATCCGCTGGTTCCTCTCGCACCCGCACTCCGCCCGGCGCGCGGCGGACCTCGAGATGCTGCGCGCGAGGCTGCGCGGCGACCAGGCGACGTTCGACGATGCGCTGACGCTCGTGCAGACGGGCAAGGCGCTCGACAGCGCGGTCGTGATGCTCGACAGCGTGCTGGTCGACTTCCCCGAGCTGCCGCAGGTGCATCACGCGCGCGCGGTCGCGCTCGAGCGCATGTGGAGCGACGGCGCGTCGGTCGCCGCGCTCCGCGTGCGTGCCGCGTTCCCGACGTACGACACGCCGTTCATCCAGAGCGTCCGCGGCAGTGTCGGCGACGAGCGACTGCTCGAGCGCGCGCGCGCCGCGTACCACGAGGTGCTCGTGCGCGCGCGCCTCCCGTACGCGCTCGCGAACCTCGCGGTGCTCGACGCCTATGCCGGCGACGTGCCGCTGGCGCTCGCCCGCTCCGACAGCGCGCGCCGGCTCGCGCCGAACGACACGTCGGTCGCCGTCAATCGTGCGGTCGTGCTCTACCTCGCCGGCGAGCCCGCGCAGGCGCGCGCGCTGCTCGCGCCGATCGCGCGTGGCGATTCGTCCGCCGAGGCGGTGTACGACTTCGCGCGCGCGTCGCTCGCGGCGGGCGACACGGCGGCGGCGCGCGCCGCGTTCCTGCACTACCGCGCGCTCGATCCGCGCTCGAGCTGGGGGCGCGCGGCCGGCGACGCGCTCGCGCTCACGGCGACGGCTGCGCGGCGCACGGATGCGACGGCCGCATCCAACTCCGCCGCGCCTCCCATGGTGATGGGTATCACGCTCGGTACGCGGCACGATGGCGTGCTGGCGGCGCTCGGATCTCCGGACGCGAGCGGACGCGGGAACGGCGCGCTGGTGCTGCACTACGAGTCGCGCGGCCTCGCCGTCGCCTTGGGCCCCGACGGCAGCGTCGTCGCGATCGGCGTGCGCGCGCCGGCGACCGTCGCGTTCGACGGCGTCACGGTCGGGATGCCGCTCGCCCAGGTGGCGGCGCGGCTCGGCGCTCCGGTCGGGCGTTCCGGCGACGCATTCGTCTTCGACCGCGGCCGCTGGCTGCTGTTCGTCACGCCGGCCGGCGGCCTGGTCGAGTCGCTCGTGATGGCGACGCGCTGA
- a CDS encoding CHAT domain-containing tetratricopeptide repeat protein, which yields MPSLPPMQAVALLAALAVTALPVTASPCRAQTPVDSATALVNRGMQQFAQTRYDSAAASFHAALAILRARHDSASVALTLNKLGLTFDDAGQPDSALAYYHAGLRIARALRDPARQAFLLSNIGVVHYEIGHSDSALAYYRASLPLARAAGDRQGEAATLGGIGLLFARTGRSDSALSYLRAALPIQRAISDRHGEASTLGSIGLLYAAIGRPDSALAYHRAALPIARALGDRRGESTALANIGSALADVGLPDSALVYYRAALPLERAARDRDGEANTLNNIGTLHERVGHPDSALAYYRAALPLLRAVGDRRVEASALGNIGVEYAGLGQADSALAYFRASLPLRRAVGDRHGEAATLQNIGAVFGQMGQPDSAVAYDLAALSLQRAIDDRPGMATTVQDVGTILQRTNHPDSALTYYRVALALRRAIGDRNGEAATLQCIGDAHRKLGRLDSALAYYGVALSLARATRDPRVEARTLVGLALVHSVRHQLDSALADHRAALRLYRASGDRDDEANTLGNIGAVLSEMGRVDSALAVVDTALVLFTKSRLHAGNDASAVAYAEQARGTAALWVRLWLERTSSGGAAGTAALAAAERGRAQGLRDLLARSRAARGATPTDALWARDTVAGADLAREAALELAPLARSGSTVLYYFYSRDTLTTWLVPPAGVPRLTRHAVTGDSLGRLILTLRAALGADAARTRMARGAPLEQEHSATDVRGVEDEASPEAPARFRAATAALGALLLPDAFARMVPAGGDLVIVPFDALGYVPFAALPAPGDTVPLGIRYAVRYAPSLRALAAAEARPANAAARALVVGDPVMPTVAGVDGRRAALRDLPAARVEGDAVARQFGVAALTGGVATETAVRQALPSARLVHLATHGLAYGSAARVRDSYVALAPDGTNDGLLTIGELLDDVPSLSADLVVLSACQTGLGDLEQAEGTVGFQRALLAKGARSVLVSLWSVDDRATALLMQRFYAHWLGSDGTPARSKAEALRLAQRDVRLTPGFASPRYWAAFQLVGAR from the coding sequence ATGCCGTCGCTGCCACCGATGCAAGCCGTCGCGCTGCTCGCGGCGCTCGCCGTCACGGCGCTCCCCGTCACGGCGTCGCCGTGCCGTGCACAGACGCCCGTCGACAGCGCGACGGCGCTCGTGAACCGCGGCATGCAACAGTTCGCGCAGACTCGCTACGACTCGGCGGCCGCGTCGTTCCACGCCGCGCTCGCGATCCTGCGTGCGCGGCACGACAGCGCGAGCGTGGCGCTGACGCTCAACAAGCTCGGCCTCACCTTCGACGACGCGGGGCAGCCCGACTCCGCGCTCGCGTACTATCACGCGGGACTGCGCATCGCCCGTGCCCTGCGCGACCCCGCGCGGCAGGCATTCCTTCTCAGCAACATCGGCGTCGTCCACTACGAGATCGGCCACTCCGACTCGGCGCTCGCCTACTACCGCGCGTCGCTGCCCCTCGCGCGCGCCGCCGGCGACCGCCAGGGCGAGGCGGCGACGCTCGGCGGCATCGGGCTGCTGTTCGCGCGCACGGGGCGCTCCGACTCGGCGCTCAGCTACCTGCGCGCGGCGCTTCCGATCCAGCGCGCGATCAGCGACCGGCACGGCGAGGCCAGCACGTTAGGCAGCATCGGCCTGCTCTACGCCGCCATCGGCCGCCCCGACTCGGCGCTCGCGTACCACCGCGCCGCGCTCCCGATCGCGCGCGCGCTCGGCGACCGGCGCGGCGAGTCGACGGCGCTCGCGAACATCGGCAGCGCGCTCGCGGACGTCGGCCTGCCCGACTCCGCGCTCGTGTACTACCGCGCCGCGCTGCCGCTCGAGCGCGCGGCGCGCGATCGCGACGGCGAAGCGAACACGCTCAACAACATCGGCACGCTCCACGAACGCGTCGGCCACCCCGACTCCGCGCTCGCGTACTATCGTGCCGCGCTCCCACTGCTCCGCGCCGTCGGCGACCGCCGCGTGGAAGCGTCGGCGCTCGGCAACATCGGCGTCGAGTACGCCGGCCTCGGACAGGCCGACTCCGCGCTCGCGTACTTCCGAGCGTCGCTCCCCCTGCGCCGCGCGGTCGGCGACCGGCACGGCGAGGCCGCGACGCTCCAGAACATCGGCGCCGTCTTCGGCCAGATGGGGCAGCCCGACTCCGCCGTCGCATACGACCTCGCCGCGCTCTCGCTGCAGCGCGCGATCGACGATCGCCCGGGTATGGCGACGACGGTCCAGGACGTCGGCACCATCCTCCAGCGCACGAACCACCCCGACTCCGCGCTGACGTATTACCGCGTCGCGCTGGCCCTGCGCCGCGCGATCGGCGATCGCAACGGCGAGGCGGCGACGCTCCAGTGCATCGGCGACGCGCACCGCAAGCTCGGTCGCCTCGACTCGGCGCTCGCGTATTACGGCGTCGCGTTGTCGCTCGCCCGCGCGACGCGCGACCCGCGCGTCGAGGCGCGCACGCTCGTCGGCCTCGCGCTCGTGCACTCCGTCCGGCACCAGCTCGACTCGGCGCTCGCCGACCATCGCGCCGCGCTGCGACTCTACCGCGCGAGTGGCGACCGCGACGACGAGGCCAACACGCTGGGCAACATCGGCGCCGTGCTATCCGAGATGGGCCGCGTCGACTCGGCGCTCGCCGTGGTCGACACGGCGCTGGTCCTGTTCACGAAGAGCCGCCTGCACGCCGGGAACGACGCGAGCGCCGTCGCGTACGCAGAGCAGGCGCGCGGCACCGCCGCGTTGTGGGTCCGGCTGTGGCTCGAGCGCACGTCGTCCGGCGGTGCGGCCGGCACTGCCGCCCTCGCCGCGGCGGAGCGCGGACGCGCGCAGGGACTGCGCGACCTGCTCGCTCGCTCTCGCGCCGCGCGCGGCGCCACGCCGACCGACGCTCTCTGGGCGCGCGACACCGTCGCCGGCGCCGACCTCGCCAGGGAGGCGGCGCTCGAGCTCGCGCCGCTCGCGCGGTCCGGCTCGACGGTGCTGTACTATTTCTACAGCCGCGACACCCTGACGACGTGGCTCGTTCCGCCGGCGGGCGTGCCGCGCTTGACACGCCATGCCGTGACGGGCGACAGCCTCGGACGGCTGATCTTGACGTTGCGCGCGGCGTTGGGCGCCGATGCCGCGCGCACGCGCATGGCGCGCGGCGCACCGCTGGAGCAGGAACACAGCGCGACCGACGTGCGCGGCGTCGAGGACGAGGCGAGCCCCGAGGCACCGGCCCGGTTTCGCGCCGCCACCGCCGCGTTAGGCGCCCTGCTCCTGCCTGACGCGTTCGCGCGCATGGTGCCGGCGGGCGGCGACCTCGTGATCGTGCCGTTCGACGCGCTGGGGTACGTGCCGTTCGCCGCGCTGCCCGCGCCAGGCGACACGGTGCCGTTAGGCATACGCTACGCCGTGCGCTACGCGCCGTCGCTCCGCGCGCTCGCCGCGGCCGAGGCGCGACCAGCGAACGCCGCGGCGCGCGCGCTCGTCGTCGGCGATCCGGTGATGCCGACCGTGGCGGGCGTCGACGGCCGACGCGCCGCGCTCCGCGACCTGCCCGCGGCGCGGGTCGAGGGCGACGCGGTCGCGCGACAGTTCGGCGTCGCCGCGCTCACGGGCGGCGTGGCGACCGAGACCGCCGTTAGGCAGGCGCTGCCGAGCGCGCGGCTCGTCCACCTCGCCACGCACGGCCTCGCGTACGGCAGCGCGGCGCGCGTGCGCGACTCCTACGTCGCGCTGGCGCCGGACGGTACGAACGACGGGCTCCTCACGATCGGCGAGCTGCTCGACGACGTGCCGTCACTCAGTGCGGATCTCGTCGTGCTGAGCGCGTGCCAGACGGGGCTCGGGGACCTCGAGCAGGCGGAGGGCACGGTGGGCTTCCAGCGCGCGCTGCTGGCGAAGGGCGCGCGCAGCGTGCTGGTGAGCCTGTGGAGCGTCGACGACCGGGCGACGGCGCTGCTGATGCAGCGCTTCTACGCGCACTGGCTAGGCAGCGACGGCACGCCCGCGCGGAGCAAGGCGGAAGCGCTGCGACTCGCGCAACGTGACGTACGCCTGACGCCGGGCTTTGCGTCGCCGCGCTACTGGGCCGCGTTCCAGCTCGTCGGCGCGAGGTAG